AGGCTGTTACAAAGACTTGATTATCCTAGGCTGTTACAAAGACTTGATTATCCTAGGCTGTTATGTTTGTTTATTCCTAGGCTGTTACAAAGACTTGATTATCCTAGGCTGTTATGTTTGTTTATTCCTAGGCTGTTACAAAGACTTGATTATCCTAGGCTGTTACAAAGACTTGATTATCCTAGGCTGTTACAAAGACTTGATTATCCTAGGCTGTTATGTTTGTTTATTCCTAGGCTGTTACGAACACTTGTTTATTACTCTATATGTTTTCTAGCGTCCATTTAGACATCCTGAAATCTAGCCATTGTCTGCCTCCTGCCCTGACCGCTCCTTTTGAGCCACTCTGTTTAATGTTCCATTCCATGCATTCCACCTGGTCACAGAGATGGGGTGGAGGGGTCGAACCAGACTCGACAAGATTCTCTGGGTTCGAATCACACACGTTTGGATGTAGATAGTTTGCACGTCCATGCCCAACAGTGGCGTGATGTAGGACTACATATGGTTCGTGGTCAAAGGTCAAATGAAGGGGTCATTCTAGATTAAAAGATTGGGTGAACACAGGGTGACTACCCTTGCTGGACCATAAGAGAATGAAACTGGTGAAAAAAAATGAGGTTTGGTTGAGTCCACATAAGGTATGGTTTGCACGGAGGAAAACGTCTGTGGGTTGTGCACATCCGGAATATCATAAAGCAAATTAAGCGAGTAAAATttagagagaaatatgagaaagTGTGGTCAAACCtatgaaaggaaaatgggaagaaactATATGTAGAAAGTAAGTGAAAATGGAGGAAAATGGAGTTATAATTATGATCCACATTTCCCAAATGTTGAAGAAAAATGCTGAAAGTAACACAATTGAATAAAATAAAAGTGTAAAAtatgaatacattaaataaattCTAGAACTGCACAAAGACGTATGCATAAAAGTCTATAAAGACATCAAAGCCATTTAAATCTCACTGCAAAGATAATATAGCCATTTAAATCTCACTGCAAAGATACTATAGCCATTTAAATCTCACTGCAAAGATACTATAGCCATTCAAATCTCACTGCAAAAACACCATAGCCTTTTAAATCTCTGCAAAGACACTGTAACCATTTAAATCTCACTGCAAAGACACTAAAGCCATTTAAATTTCACTGCAAAGACACTAAAGCCATTTAAATTTCACTTCAAAGACACTAAAGCCATTTAAATCTCACTGCAAAGACACCATAACCATTTAAATCACCACATTTCAGATATATTTGTGCGTGCAAGTCTTTCACaatattgtgagagagagagagagagagagagagagagagagagagagagagagagagagagagagagagagagagagagaatcaccacaGGCTGACAACCAGCATGAGTCATCTCTATAGAGACAATAACCATTCATGTGATCACATGATCACTTGAGGCTTAATTACTGCAAATGACAACACTTCACCAAACCTTAACAAAGTAAAATGCGGAGCTTAAATGGATCACCATCGACCCTCCTTCTGTAGAGGGGGAACGGAGTCTACATATTAAAGAGATGAATGCATTAAAGTGGGTTGGGATGGGCAGGAAATACCCAAACTGATGCCATGATGCAAGTGATAAAGCCATATTGTTTGGCGCCGAAAGATAACCTGAATTCATCCCGTGATAAGATATCTACATGAAGAATGACACGACGCTGTAGGGAGGATTTCACACTCTTTTATGATACATAGTTACAGGAGTCACATATACTACTTTATGTAACTACAGGAGTCACTTAGACTAGTCTATGTAGCTACTGGAGTCACTTAAACTACTTTATGTAGCTACAGGAGTCACTTAGACTACTTTATGTAGCTACTGGAGTCACTTAAACTACTTTATGTAGCTACCGGAGTCACTTTTACTACTTTATGTAGCTACAGAAGTCACTTGTAGCTACAGGAGTCACTTAGACTAGTCTATGTAGCTACTGGAGTCACTTAAACTACTTTATGTAGCTACAGGAGTCACTCAGACTACTTTATGTAACTACAGGAGTAACTTAAACTACTTTATTTAGCTATAGGAGTCACTTTTACTACTTTATGTAGCTACAGGAGTCACTTTTACTACTTTATGTAGCTACAGGAGTCACTTGTAGCTACAGGAGTCACTTAGACTACTTTATGTAGCTACTGGAGTCACTTAAACTACTTTTTATGTAGCTACAGGAGTCACTCAGACTAATTTATGTAGCTACTGGAGTCACTTAAACTACTTTATGTAGCTACAGGAGTCACTTAGACTACTTTATGTAGCTACTGGAGTCACTTAAACTACTTTCTGTAGCTACAGGAGTCACTTAGACTACTTTATGTAGCTACTGGAGTCACTTAAACTACTTTATGTAGCTACAGGAGTCACTCAGACTACTTTATGTAGCTACAGGAGTCACTTTTACTACTTTATGTAGCTACAGGAGTCACATATACTACTTTATGTAGCTACAGGAGTCACTCAGACTACTTTATGTAGCTACAGGAGACACATATACTACTTTATGTAACTACAGGAGTCACTTTTACTACTTTATGTAGCTACAGGAGTCACTTAGACTAGTCTATGTAGCTACTGGAGTCACTTAAACTACTTTATGTAGCTACAGGAGTCACTTGTAGCTACAGGAGTCACTTAGACTAGTCTATGTAGCTACTGGAGTCACTTAAACTACTTTATGTAGCTACAGGAGTCACTCAGACTACTTTATGTAGCTACAGGAGTAACTTAAACTACTTTATGTAGCTACAGGAGTCACTTAGACTACTTTATGTAGCTACTGGAGTCACTTAAACTACTTTATGTAGCTACAGGAGTCACTCAGACTACTTTATGTAGCTACAGGAGTAACTTAAACTACTTTATGTAGCTACCGGAGTCACTTTTACTACTTTATGTAGCTACAGGAGTCACTTGTAGCTACAGGAGTCACTTAGACTAGTCTATGTAGCTACAGGAGTCACTCAGACTACTTTATGTAGCTACAGGAGTCACTTAGACTACTTTATGTAACTACAGGAGTCACCTAAACTACTTCATGTAGCTAAAAGAGTGACATACTACTTTACGTAGCTACAGGAGCCACTTAAACTAAGTAGCTACAAGAGTGACACATACTAATTCATGTAGCTACAGGACTCACAGGGACTACCATACGTAGCaacaagagaaacaaaaagaTGGGGAGAATATAAAGGAATCGGTCTATCTATCCAAAAGAATATAATCCATAATTTTAATTCATGTAATTCACGCGAGGCGTGTTTACTATAATCATGTCACTCCATAACCCAGACCAGATGGTGACGTGTTTGTGAGTGACACATGTATCTTACAAGGTCAGGGTAAAAACACTCAAGCATCCTCATTAAATCGATATCTAATGAGATTTTTTGTTCAATTATCATTCCATGGCAGACGGACAGGGCCCTTGACACGGTAAGACCATAAGCCATTAAAGCTATAATTAAAATCGTGTCAAGACGCGACCACGCCCCCTTTTAGCGGACGACCGTACGTATCAGTTTTCAGGAATGTCGCCTCGGTTACTCCCCACGCCATATTTTACTCCCAATTCCACGTACTGCATTGAATGAAATAAATCGTTTACGATGGAATGGAAGTGAGGTCAAAATATGTCATTGACTATTTCGTTTTATCTGAGCGTAAAGGTATTTATTTCGTCAGTTTATGATGGGGGAGTCTGCTAGGGGGTGTAAATCGTGTGGGACGACAGGGTTTCGGCTTTGTCCCGTGGCTCGATTTGACTTCGGCTTCGGCCACAAGATCGCTCAATACCATTAAACTACCATTTCTCAACACTCTCCCAGTGATTACCGTTCCTGAACTACGTAATTAAGGTTTTAAACCTCGTTTACGTTTTGCTGAATAAGATGCATACGATAGGCATTAATACAACGGGTTCAGGGTTACAAACACGTGGTGCAGAACAGGGAAAAAGCTCGTACGCGTCACAACCAAGTACTCCAGGGAGGTAAGAGTATATAGTTGTAGTTACGTGAATGAAAATAATCTCAAGACATTACAATAGTGAtagtttgttaaaaaaaaataaaaaggaaaaaagaaatggcttaGCTTTCATGTGATCTCCAACTTAAAAAGATGAAATCTTAAAGGGAATGGACAATGTGGTTAACCTTTACCCAAGTTTTTCCTCCTTGCCTCATCCCATGGCTGAGGCCAGGAGGAATATTTAGGAAGGTTATGATTAATTAAAAAGCCATTAGTTTTATCCACAGAATTAGGGTAATGAGGGAATTATAGTATTAGAGTCACCATATAGAGGACTGATGCCAAAACATATGAATGAGAGGGATTTTGTGGCTTACGTAATTACATGACTACCACATAATCATTTATTCTGTTACTTTCAGTTATTCATTTAATTAAACGATTTCGAATGTAATTACCCCATATGAAATCTGTCCACTTCTATACACTATTTGCCTGAAGatattctttacttttctctAATTACTGACCATGAAGAATATATGTAGTTATGATCGTTaacaatatatgtatttatgaccATTAACAATAAATGTAGTTACATCGTCATTTCTTGTATAATCTATCACGTTCAGTTTAACCCACTAACACGTTTGTGGCATTCATTTGTAGAGTGGGAAGCATTCGTAAGTGGCTAATTACATAATTAAAGACATAATAATTAAGGTTGATAAACTGACCTGTATTGATAGTGAAGTGAGGTGATCTTGCCAGATGGAAGGTTAATAACCAAATACAACCTCCCTGGTCATGGCCAGCAGTTGGTACCCACATAAAGACACACCATCTACAAATCAAACACTTAATTTTAGGATTAATAGAATTCAATCTTGACACGAATTAAGGCAAAGGCTATTATTATACTGGTAATGGGATGTCACAAATGAAATTACTTCAGTCATTTTCATCTAATACACCTTcacttttccttcccctcctgtatgtatGTTAACCCTTCTCCATTTTTCCTATTCATAGAATTACTTTCTGAGATGTGCAAGCATTACTGCTAAGCCACCATTTAcacagtaaatgtaaatgaagaaaagatctCATTTGTGATGATTTTTAAGCATTATTGTGCTTACCATATTCTAATGATTGTCACTACATACATCATTTTGAATGAAATCAGGTTTCATATTAATTCAACTAgagttttatacatttttttgatGAAGCCAGTAAGTCAACTGTCATTACAAAACAGAGAAATGACTGATGGAGCATTATTCATAACAAATTCTTACATAAATGACTGATTGAGCATTATTCATAACAAATTCTTACATAAATGACTGATTGAGCATTATTCATAACAAATTCTTATATACAGTAATTCTAAGTTTTGCAACACACAAGATTGGATATTCAGCTTAAACTGGATCATATTACTGCAAATTAcaattatatattttgtattgGTAATGACTTCTTCACCCCAAACCTGGActgcctccagtagcagggaaatgtagactcctttggaatgaaaagtcTTTTTGACATGACTGAACTCACAATGATCCAGCCTTGCAAAAGGTGACCTCAAACAAGCAGAGTCCCATAAAACACATTATATATGAATGTCACGTCATTACTCTGTTGTAGTGATCTCAAGGGGTGGGGACAGGGTTCTACAATGATATATAGTGATGCTCTACTGTatacacccatccctcactttatGCGGGCATTATGTTAAGTGAAAATGAGATATGTGCAACACAAGTTCCTACTAATCGAAACTTTGTGTActccatccaggacccacacttTCTCCATCCGCCAATTGTCTTTGAAGTGTTAACACACAAAGCAACAAATTTTCATAACATTAACATAAAAATAGGGAGTGTTACAAGTAGGTTCCTTGCTGGATGGCAAAGTTGCATATAGTGTTCCCGCATAAGGCAAGGGATTGGGTTATGTCATAAATTTCAGATTTAGATGTATGACGTATTTGTTACCAGAATGAGTTCTAAGTCGCTGCCATGTACTTTTAAGCCTCATTGACTTTCACAGGCATCATAATGGCAATTGATGGTCTCCTAGTTGTCCTGCAACCCAACCAGCCGGTGTACTTTCCTGGTCAGATGATTAAAGGTCACATCATTGTTAAGGTGTCATCAGAAGTGTCATGTCGAGGTTAGACCAGAACTTAATTTTGCTGCAGAACTAGTTGTCCAGAACTGTCCACAGTATCCTAAATAATAACTTTTCAAAAGTCATGGCTTTCAATTCTTAGAATTGAAGAATCTTCTTTGAATTACTGTGATATCTTCATATATTTCAGAAAACCAATTCTTTCATGTTGAATTATAACCTTATTGTAACCTTATATTACATAGTTTTCTTTATATCTGCCTGGTTTAAATTTGATAGGTCTTGCCATGTTCAGTGTTTGTAGTCCACTGCACTTGAAGCAATATACCACACACTTAGTTGTAAGTATTTTTGTTAGCTTTAGACCAGAAGAGTTCTACTGTATGAGCCAGCCACAGGATCTTGCATGCTTTGGTGGAAGGGCAGAGTACAATAGAGGTTTACACCATTTACTCTTTCCTGATTTTGTCTAATAATTCTGTAATCATTAACTAAAAGTAAAATTGGTTTTTGAAGAAGTAGCAATACAGTATGAGTGTCTTTGTCTTCTCACATGGAACAGCAAAGACTGTTTAATTATCTGAGTAATATTCAACCCTGTTTACTATTAATGATCAAAGTAGTATTCAATCCCAGGCCACTTTTTAGAGAGATCCTACAGTTACTCCTTTGTGAGAATGTCCTTGATGAAACTGCACTCCTTTCTATTCACTGACAATGATCCAGCCTCGTGAGTGACTTTTATCTTGTGTAACCAAAAGCAGGCAGAGTATGGTTGCATCCACAGAGAATGCCTTATCATTCTGCCCTGGGAGTCCCGTCAGTGGGGCCCCTGAAGTGCTCAGGAAGTTGATCAGGTCCACCGAGCAGTGCTGCAGGTTATAAGGGGCaatgatgatgtatgtatatctctgttggGTGAGCACAAAGCAATTGAGGAGTAATTGTTCAGTACCTTGAATGTCGAAGGGGCATCTTAGGCACAACAGGTCTTGTGGTATGTTAAAATTGTTCAGTACCTTGAATGTCGAAGGTGCATCTTAGGCACAACAGGTCTTGTGGTCTGTTAAATTAGTTTGAAATACTGGAGAGATATGGTGTCCAGAACGAAGATGAGAATGTGCAACTTGTTGGGTCCTTGtggttataattttttttttctttttatgtttattgGGGAATAGGACTTCTACAAGTGTAGGTTGGTGAAATCTGAAACGGGTCAGTTTTTTCTACTTAGTAATTGCACTAAATGCAAAGTGTTTAGTGCTGGTGCAAGAAAAATGCTATTTATTTACCGATATTCTTATAAATTATGGTTATGGCCCTCCTGATCCTCTGGTTTCTTAAGAGTATTAATTTATTATTTATCCGTCTAATGACCCAGTAAAGCACTGCACATGCCAGCATTGCACAACTGAATCCTATTCCAGTCCTGCCAAGCAAGGATGATATGAACTTATGGGGGCATGATTTTGTGTTTGTTGAGCATGGTTATCTTTGTAAATTGGAGCTTATTTTATGTTCAGCAAGATGCATGGAACCCATACATATTGCTCCCATTTTTGTTCCACAGTAAAAATTGCAAAACAATTTTTGTAACTGCAAGTCTTCATCTGTAAATCACTGTTCTTATATAAAATTTTCTTTAAGGGAAGTTTCATAAATCAGGCATTCATAAACTGGGAGGGGGATGAATATGAGTTGAAGCCATTGTTCAAGCCAGTCTTACACATTTATGGAAATTGATGATCTTCTCTCTCGTACTTTATTCTCTCCCATCTTACAGTAGGGAATGAACCATGTCAGCATAGCAGTTGTGAGTATACCTTGGTAAATGGGTCAGTTTTGCTTTATCATACTGACATAACATtaaagtcaaccccttttttctctagttttgctttaTTTGTCTTTCATTAGGATGCGTCACAAATGCACAATAGTAACAGAGTGGCTGGCACAACCTATGTTACATCAGTTGATTTTCATCTTCATGTGAAGAATGGTCTTACTGATCATGGATTTTCAGTGACCCAGCACTGTAGCACACTTTTTCTCTCTGAAATGTAATCCATCTTTTCTAACCAGGGGTCACATCTTGGCACTAGCTTTTTCTTCCTCAAAAATATAATGAGATAAGTACTGGGAACTATGGTTTtggtacactatacatgacaaaaaaaaaatggatgtgagcaaatgaggtctttcTTTGCCCATTTCTTGCAcaacctcactaatgtaggaaacagcaaacaagtatgaaaaaactaaTGGTAAGAGAATAGTCGGTGACAACAAACTCTGCCCAGTGTTGAGCACTAAACATGGATAACTTTGAAAATATTCTTACTCATGGACAAACATATTTTTTCAGGAATTACAGTAACAGCAAAAGGTGTGGGAAAGGTGCATTGGTCAGAACGACGGGGAAAGACAAcacattattactcatctgagGAAGAGTACACACGACAGACAGTGAGAGTGTGGCAAGGAAGAGGTAATTCCTATGTATACTTTTTTTGGTGATTCACTTGGTTGGGTCAAGTATTCATACAGTGAGAATGAATGCATGGAAAAGACATCTTGTATTTGAAGGTTAGTGGCAATTCAAATGGAGGAAAACAAGATTTTAGGAATGAATTTAGGTTTTTGAAAATTACCTTTGATAAAGACATAAGTGGGAAAATAGAAGTTGAAAGTAGACTAATACTAGAATAAAGAGCTGGAGGTTTCATTGAAACTTTAACATAAATGTAGAATGGACAAAGAGCCAACATGAGAAAGTGCATGTTTCTGTTGTATATAAGCGTTAAACATGAGGTTTCTAAGAAAGAAGGTATTTGTCagccctatcatgtgccttcacATCAGTAAACACCATAAACAAATCCCTCTTTTTGTAGGTATTCCTCTTacaaaatcttcaaagcaaaagCTTGCTCAACACATTCTCCACCACACCTAAAGACACATGGCTCCTCTCCATTTTGATGCTCAttacatgccaccaccctcttagtAACAAAGAGATTATCAGGTTTACTCGACAGACTAACACTGATTCAGTtgctttgttttccatttgtttttACCCTAGAAGTTACATCGCATGTCAAACTGATAAACATGCAGAATTCTTCAGTAGATTCACTAAGCTGTTAAAGGGTATAATGGATGTGTTAAtcagagagatgtgtagtgaggAGATTGTGTTGATTTTGTATAAACCCCCTGCTTTGAATGAAAGAAAGGTTTCATGTTatgaagatagatggatagacatatTAATGCTCTACCTAATATGAGCCAAACAAAAATGAAAGACTACTAATGAAAAAGTAGATGAAATTGTTTCcttatgaaaaagtaagagaaatgACATTACacaaacatttttgtttttctgtgaACGCTTAGCTAACATTAAAATTTTTATCCTTGCTAAACTTGAATTTTAGATACAGAATTTGACATTTTCTACCAAATAGAAAGTTGAGTCTAACTGTCTTATTAGTGTCAAACTTAGCCTCTGCTAGTGTTCATCAAAATTCCCCCAGAAAAATTGTGCTCTGAATTGGGTGTCTTCCTCTTGACAGATACTGGAGACAAGATTCATTCAGGCCGACACAGATTCCCTTTCCAATTTGTTCTTCCACACAATATTCCATCATCCTTTGAAGCAACACATGGAAAAGTACGATATCAGGTGAAGGCTGTGGCAGACATACCTTGGGGTTTAGATATTACTACAAAGGCACTATTTTCAGTTAATCATCTGTATGACCTCAATTTGGATAACACTGCTAAGGTAAGTAATAGATGACAAATACGAGTTTTCTTGAATGCCTATAGTTTGTGCCATGAAATCTGACATTTAATGTTGTCAACAAATAATGTCCTTCGggttgctaaaaatctttttcataccacACTGCCTTGCAATACAGGGTTATACCGAGTTTGGAGCTTCTCTGTACAGTCTACCAACAGAGCTGTGTCAATTGCATTCATGTCCCATCACCCACAACATACTTTAAACCCAACCAATGCCCAAAGAACCTGGCAGTTCTCTCTCCTACCATCCAATCCATGATCAGATTAAATAGCCATGATGATATCATTTAGCCTTGAAGCAAACCCACCATCATTTAAAAGCGCTCAGCTTTTCCCTTCCTACTCTGTACATGTGCCATGTTTTCCTAATTGAGACTCCTCATTTGTAGCACCTTCCTCAAAACATCTTTATCCATCCTAACACTCGATCTATAAATCCCAGACAGAGTTCTTTCCTTTTCTCAACAaataattatattattttatatttcagTATCCCGTGCGttcacagaaagaaaagacagtgtgctgttgctgctgtgctgAAGGCCCTATTTCACTGTCAATAACTGCTGCACGTTCTGGTTATGTAGCTGGACAGAACATTGTTGTTAATGGTGAGGTGGTAAACAACAGCAGATCTCCCATCAAGTACACAGAAGCCAAGATTGTGCAGGTGTGTTAAATTGTAACCTTTTCATGATTTATTGCCATTCAGATTGCTGAAAGGTGACCAGATTGATTGGATCTAAAAAatgtaatgaaaggaaaagatgaGATGTTGTTTAGGCAAAGCTAACAAAGACAGGTTATGAAGTATTTAATGTGGAACGCTGGTGTATAACATTTGAAATTATAATAGAATTCTGGCACTTGAAATTAACTAGCTCAGTATAAAATTTCTCTCTGTATCATGTTCAATGGTTGACCAGCCAACCTTAGCAAACTGAAGTGGAATTTTTTTCATGGCAACCTCCTGTTAAGCACCATCTAGTGCTAAATCTAAAATGTGTGAATTAACAATTATAAGATTATGGAACATTCTTTTTTGACCTTCA
This genomic window from Panulirus ornatus isolate Po-2019 chromosome 45, ASM3632096v1, whole genome shotgun sequence contains:
- the LOC139762838 gene encoding arrestin domain-containing protein 3-like; protein product: MAIDGLLVVLQPNQPVYFPGQMIKGHIIVKVSSEVSCRGITVTAKGVGKVHWSERRGKTTHYYSSEEEYTRQTVRVWQGRDTGDKIHSGRHRFPFQFVLPHNIPSSFEATHGKVRYQVKAVADIPWGLDITTKALFSVNHLYDLNLDNTAKYPVRSQKEKTVCCCCCAEGPISLSITAARSGYVAGQNIVVNGEVVNNSRSPIKYTEAKIVQQIQYITPRKTKEEIRTVQRVYRPQIHAGGTDVWSSVPLPVPAVPASHLQHCNIIIIEYFLMFIAKLGACKSAKLKAPIVIGSVPLQNTYSMPVQLEALPEIGGTSLATSALQQPSLSPYQPTAPTITDPYSATTLPNHGELEEDYGFNDAPPPYTGTFMPDGYRDIPPPSYDSCVFSSGHDRALGGQRAGSGEDSDDGGFAPQYVTYRMGN